The region CATGACATTGGGGTTGGTTATATgtttcatatatatagataacgACACAATGTAAAGAAATTGGAtgaataacaacaataaatgtTGATTTTGTAACAGTAAGTAACAACAATCCAAGTTTCATCATTCCTTTCATATAAACATCAATGGTGATTATAGAAAGATGGATAGCAAATTTGGGTTTAGATTATATATTGATAGGAAATAAATTGAAAGACACAAGGAGAAGTGTTGGTCCTTTAGGGCATAGCtactcaagagggggtgaattgaataattaaaatttttctctcttttaataaatattttttattaataattttatttaagaatatatatttgataaatataatttaataattaatgcaaaccaaaaaatataacaagaaaaaataatatgaagcacaacacaatttataatggttcggtaTTTCTACATACACCTAATCTACTATCTCAAAATCTAACCACTTTTGGGATtctactaaatcaaaatcaccaagattttcacactatTTCACCTTGAAAATTAGATACACACCTACATTACAACGGATTTCaggcaaccactacactaaaattttctccctaacttacaTTTGAAACTagatttatatagattttaatggttctaggaaatctatataattctcaataataatttaaatgtttacaaataatttgtccacacttagacacacataaataattaaaaataaattatataaaataataatatttaaataaatttataaccttaaatggagaagtttggatttgtagtagaaaacttgaaaaaattttctcctcttgccttgtgactctttagtggatgtgcaataatattttgagagcCTCAGATTGTTTGGATGCTTTGCTTGAAAACGTTTGAGAGCTTTCGAATGCTTTAGATATATAATGAAAGTACttagatactcaaaaaatgagtttggggggtaTTTATGGGCATTTTAGCCACTTTTTTAACGATAAAAAATCTAACTGTTATAGTAAGAAAATttagtataatttaaaattaatatatgcaCTCAAATAGCCAAAAGAGCTTGTAAATTAGCTGACAAGAAAGCCTAGGACAATCTTAAGGTGCTAGGATCAAATTATGGGGCATGTAGTTggttttgttaaattcttttagTTATACATAGCTAAAAATAtactttataaattaatttaaaatatatttaaaaatatatttaatagaaaataatatttttgataatacatatgttataaacaaatatttaataaattaatattaaaaatatatttaaaaaatatttttgataatgcatatgctatgaaaatattttataaattaatataaaaaatatttaaaattatttttaatagaaaataatatttttggtaatacatatgctatgaaaaaaatattttataaattaataaaaaataattcaatactacaattaatatatttaagaaaaatactattttttgttaatcaccaaaaatactataatttgtatattaaaaattttctttttattaatcatcaaaactagGCAAGTCCCACATGGACTGCGTCAAAGGTGTGAAATGTATCAATAAGGTTGGAAGGCAAGTCCCACATGAACTGCGTCAAATATCCAACTCTGAGTGTATATAAAATTTGACTGCATCCAGATTTACCCAGGAGGTGCATCAGGGGGAAGGTCACCCGCCCTTAGGGATTAGTCGGGTGAAGCTCGGACACCCcaggtaaataaaaaaaaaaaaaaaaaaaggttcctAGCAACATTTTCTATTGTACCATGCACCACCAATAGAGGATATATGGTATTTAgttaggtagcgtttgttaaaatgagtaaaataaggtTTGAATGCTTTCTAGATTAAGATATGGAATGGTAAAGATAAGCCTGATaagcatttcaaaatttttatcaaactatttgttgatttttttggaATGCATTGGCGGACTcacaggtttttttttttatctgtaagaaccaagataaatttatttggagggGGAGAGATGAACTTATCTGAAAAAATCTAGATaaaaagtcatgtgacttcttttccaaaagtcaccaaataaatttaataaatacaatagaaaacacttttgtttgaaatatttttcatatcctattttttcaatgtatatcttgattaataaacacTACCTTAAAATGCAAGACCTGTTAAAAGATGAACTCATGGAAGGTGCCGACGTTCGGAGTTGGTCGATAGTGATTCGTAGGCCCGCAATGAGAAAAACGAGCATAAATGCAAATAGGAGGaacaaatgaaaacaaataataagtcacacacaaggaagtttttacgtggttcggttAGAATGATAACTAGTCAACGACTGTTCTCTGGTGATTCTGGCAGAGTAACAATATATCATTCTTGTCCCCCCTTTTTACAATAgtgtttttgacccctatttataatgtagggtatttataatttttacaaaatttataaatggaAGGATAATGTCATGGGGGACAAAGtgtccttatcaattccataaaatcgggagtgtgTTCCGTATTACCAGGGATTTGATTTACCTCAAGTAAAGTAGATGGGTCCCGTCTCTGTTTATTCAGCGGCTTTATTGTTATGCGAGTTAAACGATTAGGCCACGAGCTGGAAGCATCACTGAGAGCTCGCTTGGTTAGGTCAGCGATCTGGAAGCATCGCTGGGAATTCACGTGGTTCCACGGCCAGAGCTCGAGTCTCAGCGACGTGTGACTTTGTTTTGACGAGTTGGCCTTGGGCCTATTGGGTTTTAGGAAATTGAGCCGACTTACTGAGTCGAGTTCAGCCCATAAAAAATGATTCGGAAAATACCCATAATAGAAGGAAATGATATATGAGAGTATTaaatgagatttaatttaaagataatttttaaattaaatggatttgtttttaaaaattattgagtATTATTTGGACATGTCTTGACAAGTTGGACTATGGGATTATTActgatgaaaaagaaattaaaatggtgGACTGGGTTAAAATCCAACTATTGGTcttaaaaattttgttctttatAATTGTTGACCAACTCCTCTACTTCTCCTCTTGCTTCTTTCTACCCACTAAactctttttaattttgttttcttttagttggtttgattttgaaatgattAGTATGgacaaaactttaataagtGTTTTTATCTTCAAAGTTTTAAACTTAAACACTATGAATAAGTGTTGAAAGTGTTCTAAACTTGTATTTTAAGTCTTGTTTTAAGATAAAGTATTATCATGTTCTAGAATGGAAGAACTATCAAGTGTTCATTGAGTCCATTCAAGCTACTACATTGATGATATTGGGCTTTAAGGTTTTTGACATGTCAAATTAAGCGTTTTGAAATTTAAAGTTGTGATCTTAAACAATCCTTGAAAATGGGTTTGAATTTgtcttttaaataaatgaaatcttgtaaattctaaaatattgttaacattttaaaagacaaataaatgaacttaaaaatataagaaaaattaattagacaTTGAATTCAGTGAAAAGCTATTGACTAGTTCTTATAGTTGTTAAAGTCTCAATTTTACGGgtacgattttatgattttttgtacCAAAAACCCTTACCATTTTAcgattttgaagttgaatcacactcaattttatgattttacattTTAAAGACCCTCTTACGATTTTATGACCTTAACAACCTTGTTGGTTCTTTAGAACTGTTAATTGGTCTTTAAAACAAGTTTCAATACATTTACTTTGGATTAATGTTTCAAAGTcaaaataattgattgaatttttattcttctttaaaaTTATACACCAACTGGTTCTTCAGAATTGTCGAACATCTAATTTGCATGCTTTTAGTTGTTTGTTATTGACTATTTCTATAAGCATTTTAGTTAAAGGTTTCACCAAATTGTCGACCAAATTTTATCAATCTATcaattagttttttatttttgaaataaactATCAAATGCATTTTGAAAACTATTGACCATTTTTATCAAGAAATTTTCTAACGACTAGTTTTCTAATATTTGAAACTTACAGATTTGACCTCTAACgattatattaaataaagagTGATTAAAAGTTATAAATACTCATAAATTTGAAGTTCAATGGAAAACAAAGATGAAAAGATGAAAGAGAAGATTAtgttaaatctttcaattttaaaaattctaactGTTCATTAAGTTTTCACTATTTAcaataattttctctctttcacaAGTTTGATTCATTCTTTGTAATTTCTATCTTCAGCCCTCTTGTTGTTGAGATTTAAGAGAGTTTTGTTTTGGAGAGTTGCATCTCACTCCTTTAAACCTTGTATTTTGCTGATTTCTAGTGGGTGTGCTAGAAGGCTAAGGTACAATTAGTGGTTGCATTGAACTATgatttgtagttttatttgtgtttctttagatagtatttgttaattaagatatagacaaaaaaaagtgagatgtagaaagtattttaaacaaaattattttttaatatatttattaaatttatctgtcgacattgaaaaagaaaagaagtcaGTGACTTCTTATCTAAGATTtttcggataaatttatctctcctcTTGTCTAGTTAAATTTATCTGGAtccttatagataagaaaaaatggacACCTATGTTCTCTAAtgcattctaaaatttttaacaaacagtttaataaaaattttgaaatatttcttattcttatcttgatcattccatattttggtttggaaagtattttaattttattttaatacaatattattttactcattttaacaaacactagtttattggatttaaaaatcttttatgGGAGCTAGACAAGTAGACATAGACTTGGGAtacaaaaaattctagaaagccTGACGGGCTTACCGATCGGGTTACCGAAAAGAGGCAAAAATACGATTTTACCCCCACGCCCtgctctctctcttcctctcccatGGATTGCCCTGCCCTTACTCTGTACTTCTCCTTTGCCATGGCCGCTACCACACCTTGCTACTGTCGCCTTGCCTAACCTTTGTCGCCTCTCTACCATCGCCATCTCGCCTTGACTGTCGGCGAGGTGGGGTGTCGATGGTAGAGAGGCGACGACAGCAAGGCGTGGTAGCGAGGCGAGACGACGGTCATGGCAAGGGAGATGCATAGAACAGGGGCAGGCAATGGCCCgctttacaaatttacaaagtgaGCGAGGGCAAAAACATCTTTTTACCCCTTTTCTGTGAGCGACTTGATAGGTCCGTCAAATCCTGTAGAACGACTCCTTATGATACTCACATAATTATAAAATCTTATTGTCCCTTTTATTTGTATATTCTATTAAAACTTTCCGTTACATTGCACTTTAATCACTATATTCCTAATGTTTTTATTATTcactattttcataaaatctattttcaaaacaatcttTTTAAACAACCAATTCACTTTCCCCTCGTATCcgacaattttatttaaatttgaattgataattaaaaatatctaatatttaatatgtttttatatttattttataattattaaaatcaatatatatcGTAAGAGGCATTTTGCCTATTACATTATTAAATCATCTGTCGGTGTAACATAGCATGCGCGACTCATGCGCAAAGAAAGTCCGTGCCCTGGGGTGCGCAATACCGCCCCGAATCCCACGGTAGTATCCACGTGGCATCATCTCAGCGGTGCCCGAGACAACACACGGACAGCGCCATGTGCGTACTTTAGCAGAGGGCCTTGTGGTCGTTTGCTTGTTTTCATTATGCAATCATCGCTTGGAAATTGACCCAAACTCTGAGATTCAAAGCTGTACTCAGCTCCACTGAGCTCAGCTTAGcgcgcagagagagagagagagagagagagggatagagagagagatgctgcGTTGAATTTCGTTGCTGTTGATCATAGAAGAAAGGTATGAATCTATGCCCCATTTTTGCGTTCGAAAACCCTAAATCTGATCGATGCAGATCTGAGTACAAGTATATATGCTGGATTTGTAGTGTGCATGTTGATACAGATGTAGATCTGTTTGGGTCCTCCAGGCCATTGTCCAATGCTAGCTAGATCTGtagatttttattttgcatttctATTGTTTTTGAATTGCTCGATTTGGTGCTCTGATTTTGCGGCTGATTTGTTGATTTGTTCTGTAAATGTGATAGGGGCTTTTGCGTTTTAGTGAGGCTTCTTTTGTGAGTTCGGAAAATGTTGGGGCGGAATCCACTTCTGCGGAGCGGGAGTTTCCGGCCGGAAAATCTCGGCCAAAATGCTCTTGCGATGATTGGCAACCTTTGTTTCACGATTTTTGTGGTTGGGGTCTTGGTTTTCACCATCATTGCAGCCACCTATGAGCCTGACGACCCTTTGTTCCACCCCTCCACTAAGATCACCACTTTTCTCACATCCAAATCCAATGCCACTTTTCAATCAGATGAGACTGTGGTCAAGACTGGCGAAGATTTTATGGCTGCCAATCAGACTGCATTTGCCACTTTCATTAACATCACTGATGTTGATAATGGCGATGCAAATAATGCCAATCTTGATTGCACCAATGAGGTGGATAAACCCATCGATTGTACGGACCCAGAAGTTTTCCATGTGATGATGAAGGCTGCTATAGAATTTTTTAAGGATATGCATTTTTATCGGTTTGGTAAACCTGTTCCTGGGTCAAATGATACTTCCTGCCACATGGCGTGGCGGTTTAGACCCAAGGAAGGAAAGACTGCATCATTTTATAAGGACTATCGGAGTTTTGTGGTTTCCAGATCTGAAAATTGTACTCTCACTGTTGTTCGAATTGGAGACTATCATTCTGGAGGGAATGctaggaagaggaagaggaaccAGAAACTAGGGTTTGAGAAGAAGCCTAAGACAGAAGGGTTGCAGCCTATTTCTCTTCCTGAAGTGGGGGAAATTGTAAATGACTCTCTGCCTATAGTTGAATCGGAGGGTTCATTTAGCCAGGGCCGGTACTTGATTTATATTGGAGGCGGGGATAGATGCAAAAGCATGAATCATTACCTGTGGAGTTTCATGTGTGCTCTGGGTGAAGCTCAGTACTTGAATCGGACACTAGTTATGGATTTGAGTATTTGTTTGTCTTCCATCTACACCTCATCACATCAGGATGAAGAGGGGAAAGATTTCAGGTTTTACTTTGACTTCCAGCATCTGAAAGAATCAGCTTCTGTGTTGGACCAGGCTCAGTTTTGGTCTGACTGGACTAAGTGGCACCAGAAACATGGGTTCGGCATCCATCTGGTGGAGGATTTTAGGATCACTCCAATGAAGCTATTTGACATCAAGGACACTTTGATTATGAGGAAATTTGGGTCTGTGGAGCCAGACAATTACTGGTACAGGGTGTGTGAAGGGGAGACAGAGTCAGTTGTACAGCGACCTTGGCATCTGGTATGGAAGTCTAAGCGGTTGATGGATATAGTGTCTGCAATTTCATCAAGGTTGAATTGGGATTTTGACTCTGTTCATATCGTTAGAGGAGAAAAGGCTAGGAATAAGGAGCTCTGGCCCAATCTGGATGCAGATACATCACCTGATGCTCTTCTCTCATCTTTGCAGGACAAAATTGAAGATGGAAGGAACCTGTACATTGCTACTAACGAACCTGACACATCCTTCTTTGATCCTTTAAAAGACAAGTACTCCACTCATTTTCTTGATGAATATAAAGATCTCTGGAATGAGAGTAGTGAATGGTACACAGAGACTGCAAAGCTTAATAATGGGGTTGGTGTTGAATTTGATGGTTACATGAGGATCTCTGTTGATACAGAAGTGTTCTTGAGGGGGAAAAAGCAAATTGAAACATTCAATGATCTCACTAAAGACTGCAGGGATGGAATTAACACCTGCAGCTCAGCTAGCTAATCACTGTACTTTGATATTCCAATACTATTGGTGCTACATTGGGGATCCCCACATGTATTTTaggtgttttttgttttcttttcctgaAAATTTAGTATTAATATGTAGATTGGAGTTTTTGTTAGCATCCCCATGTCTCCTGTGCTTCTAAAATCAGTTGTCAGTTTCTGTCATTTGCTATTCTGTTGGAAGTTATAGCTCATGTCATTTCGATGTCTAATTTATTTGACTCTCATGTACCCAGTAATATGGTCCTAAACTAAAACGGTTTTTGTTCTCCACTTTAAATGTTCTTGAATTTTCATGTTTGCTTGCAGGTT is a window of Diospyros lotus cultivar Yz01 chromosome 10, ASM1463336v1, whole genome shotgun sequence DNA encoding:
- the LOC127812169 gene encoding uncharacterized protein LOC127812169; the protein is MLGRNPLLRSGSFRPENLGQNALAMIGNLCFTIFVVGVLVFTIIAATYEPDDPLFHPSTKITTFLTSKSNATFQSDETVVKTGEDFMAANQTAFATFINITDVDNGDANNANLDCTNEVDKPIDCTDPEVFHVMMKAAIEFFKDMHFYRFGKPVPGSNDTSCHMAWRFRPKEGKTASFYKDYRSFVVSRSENCTLTVVRIGDYHSGGNARKRKRNQKLGFEKKPKTEGLQPISLPEVGEIVNDSLPIVESEGSFSQGRYLIYIGGGDRCKSMNHYLWSFMCALGEAQYLNRTLVMDLSICLSSIYTSSHQDEEGKDFRFYFDFQHLKESASVLDQAQFWSDWTKWHQKHGFGIHLVEDFRITPMKLFDIKDTLIMRKFGSVEPDNYWYRVCEGETESVVQRPWHLVWKSKRLMDIVSAISSRLNWDFDSVHIVRGEKARNKELWPNLDADTSPDALLSSLQDKIEDGRNLYIATNEPDTSFFDPLKDKYSTHFLDEYKDLWNESSEWYTETAKLNNGVGVEFDGYMRISVDTEVFLRGKKQIETFNDLTKDCRDGINTCSSAS